CAATCCACTTGTCGACTTTGATGCGATCCGTGGAGATTCGCGTCTTGGCCTTTCGTCCAGACGTCCGAGCGGCGAAGATGTCTCTTTCCCCGCATGGGGTCCCTTGGGGCCCCACAGCGAAGTTTGCCCCATGATCGAGCCAGACGACGAATAACGTGCGAATCGCAGAGGTCTTTCATTCAATTCAGGGAGAAGGTGAATTCGCGGGAACGCCGTCGGTGTTCGTACGAACGACGGGGTGCAACCTGCGCTGCTGGTTTTGCGACACCCCTTACACGTCGTTCCGGGCCGAGGGGCCAATTCGCGATTGGCGAGACGTTCTGAGCGAGGTGTTGGCCGTGGATTGCGCGCATGTCGTACTGACGGGCGGTGAGCCGCTGTTGCAGCCCGAAATCGTACCCCTTGCCGAAGCGCTGCGTCGGGAAGGCCGCGTGGTGACCGTGGAAACGGCGGGAACCGTCTTCCGTCCCGTCGAGTCGGATCTGATGTCGATCAGCCCGAAGCTGTCGAACTCGACGCCGCTCACCTCCGCCCGCTGGCGAGAACGCCATGATCGTGATCGCGATCAGCCCCACGTCATTCGACAGTTGATGAACGCGTCGCGGTTTCAATTGAAATTTGTCGTCGATCAACCCGCCGATTTGGACGAGATCGTCCGATATCTCGCGAGATTTCCCGAGGTACCACGCGAGTGCGTCTGGCTGATGCCTCAGGGAACGCAACAATCCGATCTGGTCGAAAAGGCGATCTGGCTTGCACCGGCCGCCGCGCGACTCGGACATCGATTCTGCCCCCGCATGCAGATCGAATTGTTCGGCAGTGTCCGCGGGACCTGAGACTCGAGTTCTCTCCCGGCTGGATCAATGTGCCACGGGCACCGCAAGGTGTGAATTGGTTTCCTACCAATCTTGGGTCCGGCCCACCTCCACTACGGAAGATGCCTCTGGAATTCTCGATTTTGGGCGGCCAGAATGGAAGAGACGTCCTTTCTCTTGTTCGACAGCTCGCGCCAATCGACGAAAGGGGTTCTCATGTCTAAGTTCAAATCGGAGCAAATTCGCAATATTGTGCTTGTCGGCCATGGTGCCGTCGGAAAAACAACGCTCGCCGATCAATTGCTGTTTAAGGCGGGAGTCGGTTCCCGAGCCGGCTCCGTCGATGATGGCACCAGTCTGCTCGATACGGACGAAGAGGCCAAGCAGCATCACTTCTCGATCTCGTCGGCCATGGTGCATTTCGAACATCATGGGTTGCGCGTCAACGTCATCGACACGCCCGGATACCCCGATTTCGTCGGCGAGGTGATCAGCGCGATCTGCGCGGCCGAGACGGCGCTGATCACGATGAGTGCAACGGCGGGAATCGAAGCCAACACGCGACGCACGTTTGAACTTGCTGGCCAGGCCCACCTGGCGCGCATGATCGTGATCAATAAACTGGACCAGGAAAACATCGACTTCGCCCGGCTCGTTGAATCGATTCAAGATTCGTTTGGCAAGAATTGTGTGCCGATGAATGTTCCTTGTGGTATCGGCACCAAGTTTCATGCGGTCAAAAGTACGTTGACCTCCCACGCAGGGAAGAACGGCTCTATTGTTGATCCGGCGGTGTATGGTTCATCGGTCATGGACATCATTGCCGAGACCGACGATGAACTGATGGAACGCTATCTCGAAGGAATCGAACTGACCTCCGATGAAGTCCTGGGCGGGGTCAGCAAAGCCATCGCCTCGGGAGCACTCATACCCATCCTGTGCGTCTGCGCCAAAACAGGGATTGGGGTGCCTGAGTTGATGGATGCCATCACGGACTTCGCGTTGGCGCCAGGGGAACTGGTTCGGCACGCGACGGAAGAATCGGGTGTGGATGTGGAAGTGGCCGCCGCCGAAGATGCGCCGTTCGTTGCTCAGGTCTTCAAGACGCGGATCGATCCGTTCGTGTCGAAGATGAGCTTCATTCGCGTGATGTCAGGCCGGCTGCTGAAGGATTCGATGGTCAAAGACATGCGCACGGGGCGTGGGGTCAAGATCCACCAGTTGCTTGACGTGCAAGGTGGGCACGTCGAAACCGTCGACGAGGCCCATGCGGGCGATGTCGTCGTCGTGGCAAAGATCGATGAATTTCAGGTGGGGGACACCCTGGTCAACGGTGATCGAGGCGTCA
This Schlesneria paludicola DSM 18645 DNA region includes the following protein-coding sequences:
- a CDS encoding 7-carboxy-7-deazaguanine synthase QueE, yielding MRIAEVFHSIQGEGEFAGTPSVFVRTTGCNLRCWFCDTPYTSFRAEGPIRDWRDVLSEVLAVDCAHVVLTGGEPLLQPEIVPLAEALRREGRVVTVETAGTVFRPVESDLMSISPKLSNSTPLTSARWRERHDRDRDQPHVIRQLMNASRFQLKFVVDQPADLDEIVRYLARFPEVPRECVWLMPQGTQQSDLVEKAIWLAPAAARLGHRFCPRMQIELFGSVRGT
- a CDS encoding elongation factor G, which codes for MSKFKSEQIRNIVLVGHGAVGKTTLADQLLFKAGVGSRAGSVDDGTSLLDTDEEAKQHHFSISSAMVHFEHHGLRVNVIDTPGYPDFVGEVISAICAAETALITMSATAGIEANTRRTFELAGQAHLARMIVINKLDQENIDFARLVESIQDSFGKNCVPMNVPCGIGTKFHAVKSTLTSHAGKNGSIVDPAVYGSSVMDIIAETDDELMERYLEGIELTSDEVLGGVSKAIASGALIPILCVCAKTGIGVPELMDAITDFALAPGELVRHATEESGVDVEVAAAEDAPFVAQVFKTRIDPFVSKMSFIRVMSGRLLKDSMVKDMRTGRGVKIHQLLDVQGGHVETVDEAHAGDVVVVAKIDEFQVGDTLVNGDRGVTLPRMIFPTPMIGLAVEPKSRSDQQKISGALHKIEEEDPTFRITRDPQTHEMVMRGMSDLHLQIVQERLHKRDKVDVVTHAPKVPYRETIVSRAEGSYRHKKQSGGSGQFAEVHLRLYALPQDIDPSTYFTREHFESLRSHHYDSELNFAFLDCVTGGSVPNQFIPAVEKGVRERMERGVLAGYQVQDLAVALFFGKDHPVDSNEAAFRTAASNCFRDVFKNAKPSLLEPIMHLEITVPGEKLGDITGDLNTRRGRMEGMDSLPGGMQTVHARAPLAELMTYARSLSSMTGGQGSYTMQFSHYEPVPPNEQHKIISAARMAEDEE